One part of the Denticeps clupeoides chromosome 16, fDenClu1.1, whole genome shotgun sequence genome encodes these proteins:
- the trip4 gene encoding activating signal cointegrator 1 isoform X1 encodes MSESLLRWCIEELRSSFGLEACEEIVQYVLAIDSEEEMVEYVRDLLQGSDGEKRQFIEELVDRWRDSRRPGPEAAVTGALSPAEVPDTTKDTQKKSKRKGRNKQETVTVNPVEPEPEPLRTPLDLREAQESRISSSGKKKNKFVNLYATEGQERLTVLLPGRHACDCLAQKHKLVSNCMACGRIVCEQEGSGPCLFCGSLVCTKEEMEVLQRDSNKSQKLRKKLMGENVERDYLPRQEALLKAGLEKAVQHKDKLLEFDKNSVCRTQVLDDEADYFATHSNQWLSPTERAALHRREEELHELRHTSRKERRITLDFAGRQVLEDGQNQKQYYSRLDETVQAISTGSLVQTNKREDSYLRELLNPNIMQAAPQWVDVNGEEGSRGLGKTLVEQQASERSRLRIQDRELQEMADGGWCLSMHQPWASLLIKGIKRVEGRSWYTSHRGRLWIAAAAKRPLAQEISDVEAVYRQVHKKGVPFPTEYPTGCLLGCVNVVDCLSQEQFKEQYPQISEESASPFVFVCSSPLELLVKFPMKGKHKIWKLDSKYHQAAKKGLKPSAEV; translated from the exons ATGTCGGAATCTCTGCTTCGTTGGTGTATTGAGGAGTTACGCAGCAGCTTCGGACTGGAGGCCTGCGAAGAGATCGTGCA ATATGTCCTCGCCATCGATAGCGAGGAGGAGATGGTGGAATATGTCCGGGACCTGCTGCAGGGCTCGGACGGGGAGAAGCGGCAGTTCATCGAGGAGCTTGTGGACCGATGGCGGGACTCCCGTCGCCCAGGCCCTGAAGCCGCTGTAACGGGCGCGCTGTCACCAG CAGAAGTTCCAGACACGACCAAAGACACTCAGAAGAAAAGCAAACGGAAGGGGAGGAACAAGCAGGAGACGGTGACCGTGAATCCGgtggagccggagccggagccgctTAGAACCCCCCTGGACCTGCGGGAG GCACAGGAGAGCCGGATTTCATCCTCcgggaagaagaagaataaattTGTGAACCTGTACGCGACAGAGGGCCAGGAGCGGCTGACCGTGCTGCTGCCGGGACGGCATGCCTGCGACTGTCTGGCCCAGAAGCACAAGCTGGTCAGCAACTGCATGGCGTGCGGCCGCATTGTGTGTGAACAGGAGGGCTCGGGCCCTTGCCTCTTCTGCGGGAGCCTG GTTTGTACAAAAGAGGAGATGGAGGTTCTGCAGCGTGACTCGAACAAAAGCCAGAAGCTGAGGAAAAAGCTGATGGGCG AGAACGTGGAGCGAGATTATCTCCCCCGCCAGGAGGCCTTGCTGAAAGCTGGCTTGGAGAAGGCCGTTCAGCACAAAGATAAACTGCTGGAGTTTGACAAGAACAG TGTGTGCCGAACGCAGGTCCTGGATGATGAGGCTGATTATTTTGCCACCCACTCAAACCAGTGGCTGTCTCCCACCGAGCGAGCAGCTCTGCACAGAAGAGAGGAGGAGCTTCACGAGCTGAGACACACCTCTCGTAAAGAACGGAGGATCACGCTCGACTTTGCTGGACGGCAGGTGCTTGAGGATGGACAGAATCAGAAGCAGTACTATAGCAG ACTGGATGAGACGGTGCAGGCCATCAGCACAGGGTCTCTGGTCCAGACTAATAAGCGTGAGGATTCCTACCTGAGAGAGCTGCTCAACCCCAACATCATGCAGGCTGCACCGCAG tgGGTGGATGTTAATGGGGAGGAAGGCTCTCGTGGGCTGGGGAAGACCCTGGTGGAACAGCAGGCTTCTGAGCGCTCTAGACTCCGCATCCAGGACAGGGAGCTCCAGGAAATGgctgatgggggctggtgcctCAGTATGCACCAACCGTGGGCTTCTCTCCTCATAAAGGGCATCAAGAG GGTAGAGGGCCGTTCGTGGTACACCTCCCATAGAGGACGTCTCTGGATTGCTGCAGCAGCCAAACGGCCCCTGGCTCAGGAGATCTCAGACGTGGAGGCCGTGTACCGACAGGTCCACAAGAAAG GTGTGCCGTTTCCCACCGAATACCCAACTGGCTGCCTGCTGGGCTGTGTGAACGTGGTCGACTGTCTGTCTCAGGAGCAGTTTAAAGAACAG TATCCCCAGATCTCTGAGGAGTCTGCATCGCCATTTGTCTTCGTTTGTTCCAGCCCCCTGGAGCTGCTGGTGAAATTTCCCATGAAAGGAAAGCATAAGATTT
- the trip4 gene encoding activating signal cointegrator 1 isoform X2: MSESLLRWCIEELRSSFGLEACEEIVQYVLAIDSEEEMVEYVRDLLQGSDGEKRQFIEELVDRWRDSRRPGPEAAVTGALSPEVPDTTKDTQKKSKRKGRNKQETVTVNPVEPEPEPLRTPLDLREAQESRISSSGKKKNKFVNLYATEGQERLTVLLPGRHACDCLAQKHKLVSNCMACGRIVCEQEGSGPCLFCGSLVCTKEEMEVLQRDSNKSQKLRKKLMGENVERDYLPRQEALLKAGLEKAVQHKDKLLEFDKNSVCRTQVLDDEADYFATHSNQWLSPTERAALHRREEELHELRHTSRKERRITLDFAGRQVLEDGQNQKQYYSRLDETVQAISTGSLVQTNKREDSYLRELLNPNIMQAAPQWVDVNGEEGSRGLGKTLVEQQASERSRLRIQDRELQEMADGGWCLSMHQPWASLLIKGIKRVEGRSWYTSHRGRLWIAAAAKRPLAQEISDVEAVYRQVHKKGVPFPTEYPTGCLLGCVNVVDCLSQEQFKEQYPQISEESASPFVFVCSSPLELLVKFPMKGKHKIWKLDSKYHQAAKKGLKPSAEV; encoded by the exons ATGTCGGAATCTCTGCTTCGTTGGTGTATTGAGGAGTTACGCAGCAGCTTCGGACTGGAGGCCTGCGAAGAGATCGTGCA ATATGTCCTCGCCATCGATAGCGAGGAGGAGATGGTGGAATATGTCCGGGACCTGCTGCAGGGCTCGGACGGGGAGAAGCGGCAGTTCATCGAGGAGCTTGTGGACCGATGGCGGGACTCCCGTCGCCCAGGCCCTGAAGCCGCTGTAACGGGCGCGCTGTCACCAG AAGTTCCAGACACGACCAAAGACACTCAGAAGAAAAGCAAACGGAAGGGGAGGAACAAGCAGGAGACGGTGACCGTGAATCCGgtggagccggagccggagccgctTAGAACCCCCCTGGACCTGCGGGAG GCACAGGAGAGCCGGATTTCATCCTCcgggaagaagaagaataaattTGTGAACCTGTACGCGACAGAGGGCCAGGAGCGGCTGACCGTGCTGCTGCCGGGACGGCATGCCTGCGACTGTCTGGCCCAGAAGCACAAGCTGGTCAGCAACTGCATGGCGTGCGGCCGCATTGTGTGTGAACAGGAGGGCTCGGGCCCTTGCCTCTTCTGCGGGAGCCTG GTTTGTACAAAAGAGGAGATGGAGGTTCTGCAGCGTGACTCGAACAAAAGCCAGAAGCTGAGGAAAAAGCTGATGGGCG AGAACGTGGAGCGAGATTATCTCCCCCGCCAGGAGGCCTTGCTGAAAGCTGGCTTGGAGAAGGCCGTTCAGCACAAAGATAAACTGCTGGAGTTTGACAAGAACAG TGTGTGCCGAACGCAGGTCCTGGATGATGAGGCTGATTATTTTGCCACCCACTCAAACCAGTGGCTGTCTCCCACCGAGCGAGCAGCTCTGCACAGAAGAGAGGAGGAGCTTCACGAGCTGAGACACACCTCTCGTAAAGAACGGAGGATCACGCTCGACTTTGCTGGACGGCAGGTGCTTGAGGATGGACAGAATCAGAAGCAGTACTATAGCAG ACTGGATGAGACGGTGCAGGCCATCAGCACAGGGTCTCTGGTCCAGACTAATAAGCGTGAGGATTCCTACCTGAGAGAGCTGCTCAACCCCAACATCATGCAGGCTGCACCGCAG tgGGTGGATGTTAATGGGGAGGAAGGCTCTCGTGGGCTGGGGAAGACCCTGGTGGAACAGCAGGCTTCTGAGCGCTCTAGACTCCGCATCCAGGACAGGGAGCTCCAGGAAATGgctgatgggggctggtgcctCAGTATGCACCAACCGTGGGCTTCTCTCCTCATAAAGGGCATCAAGAG GGTAGAGGGCCGTTCGTGGTACACCTCCCATAGAGGACGTCTCTGGATTGCTGCAGCAGCCAAACGGCCCCTGGCTCAGGAGATCTCAGACGTGGAGGCCGTGTACCGACAGGTCCACAAGAAAG GTGTGCCGTTTCCCACCGAATACCCAACTGGCTGCCTGCTGGGCTGTGTGAACGTGGTCGACTGTCTGTCTCAGGAGCAGTTTAAAGAACAG TATCCCCAGATCTCTGAGGAGTCTGCATCGCCATTTGTCTTCGTTTGTTCCAGCCCCCTGGAGCTGCTGGTGAAATTTCCCATGAAAGGAAAGCATAAGATTT